One Pseudomonas sp. MM213 genomic window, CATGACTAAACAGGATATCCAGGACGTGATCGCCGCGTTCGCTCAAGCTGCCAAAGACGCGCAAAGCATCGGCATGGACGGCGTGGAAATCCACGGCGCCCATGGCTACCTGGTGGACCAGTTCTTCTGGGAAGGCACCAATCAGCGCACCGATGAATACGGTGGCGACCTGGCGAACCGTTCGCGTTTCGCCATCGAACTGATTCAGGCGGTGCGTGCGGCAGTCGGTGAAGGCTTCCCGATCATCTTCCGTTTCTCTCAGTGGAAGCAGCAGGATTACACCGCGCGTCTGGTGCAAACACCGGAAGCGCTGGGCGAGTTCCTCAAGCCGTTGTCCGACGCTGGCGTGGACATTTTCCACTGCTCGACGCGCCGTTTCTGGGAGCCGGAGTTCGACGGTTCCGAGCTGAACCTGGCAGGCTGGACGCGCAAACTGACCGGCAAGCCGACCATCACCGTGGGCAGCGTCGGCCTGGATGGCGAGTTCCTGCAATTCATGGTCAACACCGACAAGATCGCGCAGCCGGCCAGTCTGGAAAAACTGCTGGAGCGTTTGAACAACGACGAGTTCGATCTGGTGGCAGTGGGGCGTGCGCTGCTGGTGGACCCGGACTGGGCGCAGAAAGTGCGTGACGGTCGTGAGGGAGACATCCTGCCGTTCAGCCGTGAGGCGTTGATGACGCTGGTTTAAGCGGCGACTGGAAAGGCCTCTTCGCGGGCAAGTCGGGTCGCCGCACCGCTCGCTCCTACAGGGTATGTGCCGGAACGCAAGTCCCTGTAGGAGCGAGCGGTGCGGCGACCCGACTTGCCCGCGAAGCTTTTAAGGTAACAAAGCCACATCAGGCAAAACCTGTTCCTGCGAACAAGCCCCCCGCAACTGCCCCTCGAACTGCTCGATAATCGCTGCCCAACCCTGCCGACTCGCATGCTGGCGCGCATTGAGCCTTACGCATCGCAAGGTTTCGCGCTTCTCCAGCAGCCACACCGCGGCATCGCTGAACGCTTCCTCATCCCCCGGCATCGCCAGCACGCCGTTGTAGCCATGGCGAATATGCTGCGCCGCCGCAGCCTGATCGTAGGCCACCACGCCCAACCCTGACGCGAGTGCCTCAAGCACCACATTGCCGAAGGTTTCGGTCATGCTCGGAAACAAAAACACATCCCCTGACGCATAGTGGCTGGCCAGGGTCTCGCCGCGCTGAGTGCCACAGAAAATCGCTTCGGGCAGTTCCTGTTCCAGAGCCACTCGTTGCGGACCGTCACCGACGATGATCAGCTTTAGGATTCGCTGTGGATAAGTCGCTTTCAGCGTGTCGAAACAGCGCTTGAGCAAACCAAGGTTCTTCTCCGGTGCCAGGCGTCCTACGTGGATGACTGCGATGTCCTTCTCGCCAAGGCCCCATTGCTCACGCAACGATTGCAGCCGTTTGGTCGGGTGGAACAACTGACTGTCGACCCCACGGGACAGCAATGCCAGCCGCTCGAAATGCCGGCGCTCCAACTCCAGTCGCTGGCTGACACTCGGCACCAGCGTCAGGGTCGAGCGATTGTGAAACCAGCGCAGGTAGTGGGTCAGCAGGCGCGTGAGCAATCCGAGCCCGTACTGATTGGAGTACTGCTGGAAGTTGGTGTGAAAACCGCTGACCACCGAAATCCCCAAGCGCCGTGCTGCACGCAACGCGGACAGGCCCAGCGGTCCTTCCGTGGCGATGTACAGCACGTCCGGGCGCTGGCGCTTCCAGCGTCGTAGCAGCTTGTGCATCGACGACTGACCCCATTGCAAGCCCGGATACCCCGGCAGCGGCCAGCCCCGGCACAGCAGTAATTCATCGTCGCTGCCCAGCTGCTGATCGCAACCCTGGCGTGGCCGCACCAGTTCCACCTGATGCCCGCGCGCGCGCAAACCGTCGCACAAGCGGCCAAGGGTATTGGCCACGCCGTTGATTTCGGGAGGGAAGGTTTCGGTGATCAGGGTGATATGCAGAGCTGTCGTCATGACCTCAGTGTCGGCTGAGGCCATGTCGTCGTTGTGGCGTTTTGATGATGGATTTGTGACCGGCTTAGCGTTGCGTCACCAGATTCTCCGCACCGCGCTCTCGCACCCAGAACAATGTCGCCCCGGCTACTGCCGCCGGCATCATCAGAATATTGACCACCGGAATCAGCAGCACCAGGTAAACACTCCCGCCGAAACTCATGCTCTGCCAGCGCTTCTCACGCAACCACGCGAGCATCTCGTTCCAGCCCAACTTGTGGTTGTCCGCCGGGTAGTCGATGTACTGGATCGCCATCATCCATACGCCGAACAGTAGCCACAGCGGTGCGGCGATGATGTTCACCACCGGGATGAACGAGAGGATGAAAAGCCCGATCGCCCGCGGCAGGAAGTAGCCGAGTTTGCGCATCTCCCGGGAGAGCGTGCGCGGGATCATGGCGATCAGTTCACCCCAGCTGAAAGCCGGGAAGTCGTCGGTGCCGCGCACCACCACTTCGACTTTCTCCGCGAGAAAACCGTTGAACGGCGCAGCGATGACGTTGGCGAGCATGGTGAAGGTGAAGAACACCATCAACACCACCAGCACCACGAAAATCGGCCAGAGGATGTAGCTGAGAAAACTCAGCCAGTCGGGCAGGGACGGCATCAGCGTATCGACCCACAGACTGAATTGATGGCCGGCCAGATAGATCAATCCGACGAACAGCACCAGATTGATTGCCAGCGGCAGCAACACGAATAAACGCAGGCTGGGGCTGAGGACCAGCTTGAGGCCTTCGCGCAGGTATTGCGGGCCGGACAGAACAGGGGCGGGCATATCGAGCTCCGAGCAGAAGGGAAACGCGCCGACCTTACCGGCTTTGCCTTACGGGCGAAAGCGCGGTCGCAGCATCGACATCAACAGTAACAAAGGCGTCTATATATTGGCCGTGACGGGATAGAGACCGCCTATGAGCTGGATTGTTAAACCGTATTTCCTTAATCTTCGCCCCCTCGATACGCTGCACCCAATCTTTTTACAGGACTGTCGAGTTCAAGCCTTCCCCAAGTGCTTTCAACGGTCCTTTTTTATTCCCGCCGGCAATCCGGCGTTCCGCGCCAGGTATTCCGGGCCGGTCAACAGGAGCAGGTCATGTCTGAAGTCCGTCATTCGCGAGTGATTATTCTCGGTTCCGGCCCTGCCGGTTACAGCGCCGCGGTGTATGCCGCCCGTGCCAACCTCAAGCCACTGCTGATCACCGGCATGCAAGCCGGCGGTCAACTGACCACCACCACCGAAGTCGACAACTGGCCGGGCGATGTCCACGGCCTGACCGGCCCGGCGTTGATGGAGCGGATGCGTGAGCACGCCGAGCGCTTTGAAACCGAGATCGTTTTCGATCACATCAATGCCGTGGACTTCGCCGCCAA contains:
- the cysZ gene encoding sulfate transporter CysZ, with translation MPAPVLSGPQYLREGLKLVLSPSLRLFVLLPLAINLVLFVGLIYLAGHQFSLWVDTLMPSLPDWLSFLSYILWPIFVVLVVLMVFFTFTMLANVIAAPFNGFLAEKVEVVVRGTDDFPAFSWGELIAMIPRTLSREMRKLGYFLPRAIGLFILSFIPVVNIIAAPLWLLFGVWMMAIQYIDYPADNHKLGWNEMLAWLREKRWQSMSFGGSVYLVLLIPVVNILMMPAAVAGATLFWVRERGAENLVTQR
- a CDS encoding NADH:flavin oxidoreductase, whose protein sequence is MPVKALFKPFHLGTLELPTRVVMAPMTRSFSPGGVPNSKVIEYYRRRAAAGVGLIITEGTTVGHKASNGYPNVPHFYGEAALAGWKKVVDAVHAEGGKIVPQLWHVGSVRRIGTEPDASVPGYGPSEKLKDGQVVVHGMTKQDIQDVIAAFAQAAKDAQSIGMDGVEIHGAHGYLVDQFFWEGTNQRTDEYGGDLANRSRFAIELIQAVRAAVGEGFPIIFRFSQWKQQDYTARLVQTPEALGEFLKPLSDAGVDIFHCSTRRFWEPEFDGSELNLAGWTRKLTGKPTITVGSVGLDGEFLQFMVNTDKIAQPASLEKLLERLNNDEFDLVAVGRALLVDPDWAQKVRDGREGDILPFSREALMTLV
- a CDS encoding glycosyltransferase family 4 protein; amino-acid sequence: MASADTEVMTTALHITLITETFPPEINGVANTLGRLCDGLRARGHQVELVRPRQGCDQQLGSDDELLLCRGWPLPGYPGLQWGQSSMHKLLRRWKRQRPDVLYIATEGPLGLSALRAARRLGISVVSGFHTNFQQYSNQYGLGLLTRLLTHYLRWFHNRSTLTLVPSVSQRLELERRHFERLALLSRGVDSQLFHPTKRLQSLREQWGLGEKDIAVIHVGRLAPEKNLGLLKRCFDTLKATYPQRILKLIIVGDGPQRVALEQELPEAIFCGTQRGETLASHYASGDVFLFPSMTETFGNVVLEALASGLGVVAYDQAAAAQHIRHGYNGVLAMPGDEEAFSDAAVWLLEKRETLRCVRLNARQHASRQGWAAIIEQFEGQLRGACSQEQVLPDVALLP